One region of Salvia miltiorrhiza cultivar Shanhuang (shh) chromosome 3, IMPLAD_Smil_shh, whole genome shotgun sequence genomic DNA includes:
- the LOC131019126 gene encoding putative receptor-like protein kinase At3g47110: protein MEKKLYCILQYAFLITITFQMLSSEAKAKQPLSLATDQTALLSLKHTSLLLATNWTNSTSVCTWIGVTCSLRHHRVSALNLSNMALSATIPLQLGHLSFLVSLDLSNNLFYGHLPHQLSLLRRLKFISLRLNNFTGDIPPMLGQLPKLEYLSLSNNGFIGSISKSLSNLTNLQFLDLTFNSLSGEIPKVFGRLQSLQTLSVQFNRLSGAISSAIFNISTLVTIDLTGIELSGSLPTDMCRSNSYCAKFKLKFSF, encoded by the coding sequence ATGGAGAAAAAGCTTTATTGCATTTTGCAGTATGCATTCCTAATTACCATAACCTTCCAAATGCTTTCTTCTGAAGCCAAAGCCAAACAACCTCTGAGCCTTGCAACTGATCAAACTGCCCTTCTTTCACTCAAACATACATCTCTTTTACTTGCAACAAATTGGACCAACTCCACCTCCGTCTGCACCTGGATTGGCGTCACTTGCAGCTTGCGCCACCACAGAGTATCTGCCTTGAATCTCTCCAACATGGCTCTCTCCGCCACCATTCCACTACAGCTCGGCCACCTCTCCTTCCTCGTCTCCCTCGACCTCTCCAACAACCTTTTCTATGGACATTTGCCACACCAACTGTCTCTCCTTCGCCGTTTGAAGTTCATATCTCTCCGACTCAACAACTTCACCGGAGACATCCCTCCGATGTTGGGTCAGTTACCAAAATTAGAGTACTTGTCTTTAAGCAACAACGGCTTCATAGGTTCCATCTCAAAATCGCTCTCAAACCTCACAAACCTACAATTTCTTGACTTAACTTTCAATTctctaagtggagaaattccaaaaGTGTTTGGGAGACTTCAAAGTCTACAAACTCTATCTGTTCAATTCAATCGTCTATCCGGTGCTATATCATCAGCCATATTCAACATATCGACCTTGGTGACTATAGATTTGACAGGCATTGAATTGAGTGGAAGTCTTCCAACAGACATGTGCCGTTCAAACTCTTACTGTGCTAAGTTTAAacttaaattttcattttaa